One window of Deltaproteobacteria bacterium genomic DNA carries:
- a CDS encoding TerB family tellurite resistance protein, producing MFNNLEEFFKTGASLVVDKTGQPTPSELRIATVCLLIKAGSLDGYFHSDEFDSLVSTLNREFELSNEEAGYNLEVGGLLVDDEVKIESFIKAINANFEESQKVAIIAMMWRVMLADGLVSSHEAAFASRTAKLLGLNQKHIELARDMIEDGQV from the coding sequence ATGTTTAATAATCTCGAGGAATTTTTTAAGACAGGAGCGTCTTTAGTGGTAGATAAGACTGGCCAACCAACGCCCAGCGAGCTCAGGATTGCTACTGTTTGTCTTCTTATAAAAGCTGGAAGTTTGGATGGGTATTTTCATTCAGATGAATTTGATAGCCTTGTATCTACCCTAAACCGCGAGTTCGAGCTCTCGAACGAGGAAGCTGGCTATAATTTGGAGGTCGGAGGCCTTCTTGTAGATGACGAAGTTAAGATAGAGTCCTTTATTAAGGCGATTAATGCCAATTTTGAAGAGAGCCAAAAAGTGGCAATAATTGCCATGATGTGGCGAGTCATGCTAGCAGATGGCTTGGTGAGTAGCCATGAGGCAGCTTTTGCCTCGCGCACTGCAAAGTTGTTAGGGCTTAATCAAAAACACATTGAGCTCGCTAGGGATATGATTGAAGATGGTCAGGTATAA
- a CDS encoding glycosyltransferase → MNIPRISIGIVTYNRVEFLRRAISSALIQGDAVSEIIVVNDGSTDGTKAYIDNLSIPQIVAVHLWENSGRPQARNEVVARMKGDYLLWLDDDDALAENCLSSHLEILAKHPDADIIYGNHVACDADLNPKEERKSRDARQGEMLMQLVYEDIIPNGGTLIRKSVFSRVGNYDLSFKRAQDYDFWVRAAIAGCKFVHNDSPIYYFRFHENNLANPHLICDQSEYHCKILAKTIENALIEEIFPVLNWNEQPKESAAKALLLLARIFFDHGDDNKALDCIQLSEQYCSSREASAMKAYVYRALAKYSESAQTFGALLGEMYPEFSAMLVEVGAPRGSAAVARGFSSRVAG, encoded by the coding sequence ATGAATATTCCCCGAATCAGCATAGGCATAGTTACTTACAACCGCGTCGAGTTTTTAAGGCGTGCCATTAGCAGTGCGTTAATTCAGGGGGACGCAGTTAGCGAAATAATCGTGGTCAATGACGGTTCTACGGATGGAACAAAAGCGTATATAGATAATTTATCAATTCCGCAAATTGTAGCAGTGCACCTTTGGGAAAACTCCGGTCGGCCGCAAGCAAGAAACGAGGTAGTTGCTAGGATGAAAGGTGACTACCTTCTGTGGCTTGATGATGATGACGCTTTGGCGGAGAATTGCCTTTCCTCACACTTAGAGATTTTGGCCAAACATCCAGATGCAGATATTATTTATGGCAATCACGTTGCTTGCGATGCTGATTTGAATCCAAAGGAAGAAAGAAAGTCACGAGATGCGCGCCAAGGGGAGATGCTGATGCAGTTAGTGTATGAGGACATAATACCTAATGGTGGAACGCTAATTCGGAAATCAGTTTTTTCTCGAGTAGGGAATTACGATTTGAGTTTTAAGCGGGCACAAGATTATGACTTTTGGGTGCGCGCGGCCATTGCTGGCTGCAAGTTTGTTCATAACGATAGTCCAATTTATTATTTTCGTTTTCACGAAAATAACCTGGCGAACCCTCATTTAATTTGCGATCAAAGCGAGTATCACTGTAAGATTTTGGCCAAGACCATTGAAAATGCCCTAATTGAGGAGATATTTCCAGTCTTAAATTGGAACGAGCAACCAAAGGAATCGGCCGCTAAAGCTTTGCTCCTTTTGGCGCGTATTTTTTTCGACCATGGCGATGACAATAAGGCGCTTGATTGTATTCAGTTAAGTGAGCAATACTGTTCTTCACGCGAGGCTAGTGCTATGAAGGCTTATGTCTACAGAGCGCTTGCAAAATATAGCGAATCGGCTCAGACATTTGGCGCATTATTGGGCGAGATGTATCCGGAATTTAGTGCTATGTTGGTAGAGGTTGGGGCTCCGAGAGGGAGTGCGGCAGTTGCGAGGGGATTTAGTAGTCGTGTTGCAGGATAA
- a CDS encoding membrane integrity-associated transporter subunit PqiC has product MKVYRVIICSFVYCAIVSVVGGCSFSLGGGSKNEVYYVLGDDLEDFSGSVKERDIRLLVGQAEADRFVDSHRIIFSKVKSTRGYYRYASWVETPTRRFSTLLGKYIESSKLFRTVTRQNSSVKADVLLRSEFLEFYHDVASTPGRVKVSVVLELVDLKSRLLISRRYFVEMIPVSSNNANSAVDSFEKAIESILSKVVYWLNEAVPADVRDS; this is encoded by the coding sequence ATGAAAGTTTATAGGGTGATAATTTGTAGTTTTGTTTACTGTGCGATCGTTAGTGTCGTTGGGGGTTGTAGTTTTTCGCTGGGTGGTGGTTCTAAAAACGAAGTTTATTATGTGCTAGGAGACGATTTGGAGGATTTTAGTGGCAGCGTAAAGGAGCGCGACATCCGTTTGCTCGTTGGTCAAGCGGAAGCAGATAGATTTGTCGATAGCCATAGAATTATTTTTAGTAAAGTTAAGTCGACACGTGGTTACTATAGATATGCTAGTTGGGTGGAAACTCCAACGAGGCGGTTTTCGACTTTATTGGGGAAATATATCGAATCTTCTAAGCTTTTTAGAACCGTAACTCGCCAAAATAGCTCGGTGAAGGCGGACGTTTTGTTACGCAGTGAGTTTTTGGAATTCTACCACGATGTTGCTTCGACGCCAGGAAGGGTGAAAGTTTCGGTCGTATTGGAATTAGTTGATTTGAAAAGCAGGCTACTTATTTCTAGGAGGTATTTTGTGGAAATGATTCCAGTTTCTAGCAATAATGCAAATAGTGCTGTAGATTCTTTTGAGAAAGCTATAGAAAGTATTTTGTCCAAGGTCGTTTATTGGCTAAACGAAGCAGTTCCAGCAGATGTGAGAGATAGTTAG
- a CDS encoding MCE family protein encodes MDSQAKYGLVGAAVVLSTLMIIAFVLWLSEVGANNQVKYFNVYFKEHSLNGLQTDSDVTMKGIKIGSVVDYQISERDIEQVKVLLKLQESVPIKTDTRAVVKRNLLTGLATVELIGSSQGSIALESVLAGEDYPIIPEGRTDLDVLADSLPDLMSDVSSMVQEASLAFSEENRESLASILANLKKFSDVLATKDEAIGGMIEEVTKLVRELQSISKSLNGVAGNIDEQLNKIGDELNNALMQVSQTTETVGKKTEEVAKSVTNAVDVITLRTEVLSQDVSRAANRITAASEKFEDPRALIAKPGVDELGPGEELLLSEGGAR; translated from the coding sequence ATGGATTCTCAAGCTAAATATGGTTTAGTCGGAGCGGCGGTTGTCTTATCTACCTTGATGATCATCGCGTTTGTGCTTTGGCTTTCGGAAGTTGGCGCTAATAACCAGGTTAAGTATTTTAATGTTTATTTTAAGGAGCATTCCCTAAATGGTTTGCAGACGGATAGCGATGTTACTATGAAGGGGATAAAAATTGGCTCAGTCGTCGATTACCAAATTTCTGAGCGCGACATAGAGCAAGTAAAGGTTCTTCTTAAACTTCAAGAAAGTGTGCCGATAAAAACTGACACGCGAGCGGTGGTTAAGAGAAATTTACTAACGGGATTAGCCACTGTTGAGTTAATTGGCAGTAGTCAGGGCAGTATTGCTTTGGAAAGCGTCTTAGCCGGTGAGGATTATCCAATTATTCCCGAGGGTCGAACTGATCTGGATGTGCTGGCCGATTCACTTCCAGATTTAATGTCGGACGTTTCAAGTATGGTGCAGGAGGCAAGTCTTGCCTTTAGTGAGGAAAATAGGGAGAGCCTCGCTTCTATTTTAGCTAACTTAAAAAAATTTTCAGATGTTTTGGCCACCAAAGATGAAGCTATCGGGGGAATGATAGAGGAGGTTACAAAGTTGGTTAGGGAGCTTCAGTCCATTAGTAAGTCGCTAAATGGCGTTGCTGGCAACATAGATGAGCAACTAAATAAAATAGGCGATGAACTCAATAATGCTCTTATGCAGGTTAGTCAAACTACGGAAACAGTTGGAAAGAAGACAGAGGAAGTCGCTAAGTCCGTTACGAACGCCGTAGACGTAATTACACTTAGGACGGAAGTTTTATCCCAAGATGTAAGTCGGGCTGCTAACAGAATAACTGCCGCTTCTGAGAAGTTTGAGGATCCGAGAGCCCTTATTGCAAAGCCTGGTGTCGATGAATTAGGCCCAGGAGAAGAATTGTTGCTATCTGAAGGTGGGGCGCGATGA
- a CDS encoding ATP-binding cassette domain-containing protein, giving the protein MELQDNNQQTVIRVEDIHTSFGEVEIHSGISFSVLRGSIVAIIGGSGSGKSTLLREIIGLLRPSSGRVLVFGTDVWNCSEMELVEMRRRYGVLFQYSALFSGLTVGENIAVPLKEQYSLPDELLKCIIQLKLALTGLDKSTARKMPSDLSGGMKKRVALARALVLEPELLFLDEPTSGLDPVNARAFDELIRTLSNSLGLTIFMVTHDLDSITTIADRIIVLGSGNVIADGNLEEVMQVRDPWVSNYFSSAKAKRY; this is encoded by the coding sequence TCATACTAGTTTCGGCGAAGTAGAAATTCACAGTGGTATTTCATTTTCGGTGTTAAGAGGAAGCATCGTAGCCATAATAGGAGGCAGTGGAAGTGGTAAATCTACGTTGCTTAGAGAAATAATAGGCTTACTTAGGCCATCGTCGGGACGAGTTTTGGTTTTTGGAACGGATGTATGGAATTGCTCGGAAATGGAGCTGGTCGAAATGCGACGGCGCTACGGAGTGCTCTTTCAATACAGTGCGCTTTTCTCGGGACTGACGGTGGGCGAAAATATAGCCGTGCCGCTAAAGGAACAATATAGTCTTCCGGACGAGCTTCTTAAGTGCATCATTCAGCTAAAGCTTGCACTTACCGGCCTCGATAAATCGACGGCGCGAAAGATGCCTAGTGATTTGTCAGGCGGCATGAAGAAACGCGTCGCACTTGCGCGCGCACTAGTTTTGGAGCCGGAGCTGCTGTTCTTGGATGAGCCTACCTCTGGTCTTGACCCCGTAAATGCCAGAGCTTTTGACGAGTTAATAAGAACTCTTAGCAATAGTTTGGGACTGACCATTTTTATGGTAACACATGATTTGGACTCGATTACTACTATTGCCGATCGAATAATAGTTTTAGGATCGGGGAATGTTATTGCAGATGGAAATTTGGAGGAAGTCATGCAAGTGCGGGATCCTTGGGTTAGCAATTATTTTTCGTCTGCGAAGGCAAAGAGATACTGA